Proteins from a single region of Streptomyces sp. Tu 3180:
- a CDS encoding prolyl oligopeptidase family serine peptidase, whose product MGETVRILAYGEWPSPIDAATAAAHDGAPEYAGFVGDEVWWTEPRPAEGGRRTLVRRHADGTEETVLPAPWNVRSRVIEYGGRPWAGTVRDDGPLVVFANFADQRLYRYEPGGEPRPLTPVSPVGQGLRWAEPVLLPERGEVWCVLEEFTGDGPSDVRRVLAAVPLDGSAAEDRGAVRELSDGRHRFVTGPRPSPDGRRAAWIAWDHPRMPWDGTELLVADVAPDGTLRGARTVAGGPEESVAQADWTHDGRLLYASDRTGWWNLYRDGEAVCPREEEFGGPLWKLGSRWFAPLDGGLIAVVHGRGAAALGVLDPETGEVVDAAGPWTEFAPTLAAHGERVVAVGAGPRSAHEVVELDTRTGRARVIGSAHEDAVDPAYYPEPHSRTFTGPDGREIHAHVYPPHHPGCAGPADERPPYVVWAHGGPTSRVPLVLDLEIAYFTSRGIGVVEVNYGGSTGYGRAYRNRLREQWGVVDVEDCAAVALALADEGTADRERLAIRGGSAGGWTTAASLATTDVYACGTVIYPVLDLTGWGTGETHDFESQYLESLIGPRAEVPARYEERSPGAHADRLTVPFVLLQGLDDVICPPVQCERFLARLAGRRVPHAYLTFEGEGHGFRRAETMVRALEAELSLYAQVFGLKVAGIPTLELAG is encoded by the coding sequence GTGGGGGAGACGGTGCGGATCCTGGCGTACGGCGAGTGGCCCTCGCCCATCGACGCGGCCACGGCCGCGGCGCACGACGGCGCCCCGGAGTACGCGGGCTTCGTCGGGGACGAGGTGTGGTGGACCGAGCCCCGGCCCGCCGAGGGCGGCCGGCGCACACTGGTGCGCCGGCACGCCGACGGCACCGAGGAGACGGTGCTGCCCGCGCCGTGGAACGTGCGCAGCCGGGTCATCGAGTACGGCGGCCGCCCCTGGGCCGGGACCGTGCGGGACGACGGCCCGCTCGTGGTGTTCGCGAACTTCGCCGACCAGCGCCTGTACCGGTACGAGCCGGGCGGCGAGCCGCGCCCGCTCACCCCGGTCTCCCCGGTCGGGCAGGGGCTGCGCTGGGCCGAGCCGGTGCTGCTGCCGGAGCGCGGCGAGGTGTGGTGCGTGCTGGAGGAGTTCACCGGGGACGGCCCCAGTGACGTGCGCCGCGTCCTGGCCGCCGTGCCGCTGGACGGCTCCGCCGCCGAGGACCGTGGCGCCGTGCGCGAACTGAGCGACGGCCGGCACCGGTTCGTCACCGGGCCGCGCCCGTCGCCGGACGGACGGCGCGCCGCCTGGATCGCCTGGGACCACCCGCGCATGCCGTGGGACGGCACCGAACTGCTCGTCGCCGACGTCGCCCCCGACGGCACCCTCCGGGGCGCCCGGACGGTCGCCGGCGGACCGGAGGAGTCCGTCGCCCAGGCCGACTGGACCCACGACGGCCGGCTGCTGTACGCGAGCGACCGCACCGGCTGGTGGAACCTCTACCGGGACGGGGAGGCGGTCTGCCCGCGCGAGGAGGAGTTCGGCGGGCCGCTGTGGAAGCTGGGATCGCGCTGGTTCGCCCCGCTGGACGGCGGCCTGATCGCCGTCGTGCACGGCCGGGGCGCCGCCGCCCTCGGCGTGCTCGACCCCGAGACCGGCGAGGTCGTCGACGCCGCCGGACCCTGGACCGAGTTCGCGCCCACCCTCGCGGCGCACGGCGAGCGGGTCGTCGCCGTCGGGGCCGGCCCGCGCAGCGCCCACGAGGTGGTGGAGCTGGACACCAGGACGGGCCGGGCCCGGGTGATCGGCTCCGCGCACGAGGACGCCGTGGACCCCGCGTACTACCCCGAGCCGCACAGCCGCACGTTCACCGGGCCGGACGGCCGCGAGATCCACGCCCACGTGTACCCGCCGCACCACCCCGGATGCGCCGGTCCCGCGGACGAACGGCCTCCGTACGTGGTCTGGGCGCACGGCGGTCCCACCAGCCGGGTGCCGCTCGTGCTCGACCTGGAGATCGCCTACTTCACCTCGCGCGGCATCGGCGTGGTCGAGGTCAACTACGGCGGCTCGACCGGGTACGGGCGCGCGTACCGCAACCGGCTGCGCGAGCAGTGGGGCGTGGTCGACGTCGAGGACTGCGCCGCCGTCGCGCTGGCCCTCGCCGACGAGGGCACCGCCGACCGCGAGCGGCTCGCCATCCGGGGCGGCAGCGCCGGCGGCTGGACCACGGCCGCCTCCCTCGCCACGACCGACGTCTACGCCTGCGGCACCGTCATCTACCCGGTGCTCGACCTCACCGGCTGGGGCACCGGGGAGACCCACGACTTCGAGTCCCAGTACCTGGAGAGCCTGATCGGCCCGCGCGCGGAGGTCCCCGCGCGGTACGAGGAGCGCTCGCCCGGCGCCCACGCCGACCGGCTCACCGTGCCGTTCGTGCTGCTCCAGGGCCTGGACGACGTGATCTGCCCGCCCGTGCAGTGCGAGCGGTTCCTGGCCCGGCTGGCGGGCCGGCGGGTACCGCACGCCTACCTCACCTTCGAGGGGGAGGGGCACGGATTCCGCCGCGCGGAGACCATGGTGCGCGCCCTCGAGGCGGAACTCTCCCTGTACGCCCAGGTGTTCGGGCTGAAGGTGGCCGGCATCCCGACCCTGGAGCTCGCGGGGTGA
- a CDS encoding LD-carboxypeptidase, whose translation MSRVEPLRRPARLAPGARVAVVAPSGPVPEERLRAGLDVLRGWGLDPVVAPHVLDRHGAFGYLAGADADRAADLQSAWCDPAVDAVICARGGYGVQRMVDLLDWSAMRAAGPKVFVGFSDITALHEAFAVRLGLVTLHGPMAAGVDFTKNARAQDHLRATLLAPETVRTVRSDGTALVPGRARGVTLGGCLSLLAADLGTPHARGSARGGLLCLEDVGEETYRLDRCLTQLLRAGWLDGVAGLLLGSWARCEPYDGVRALLADRLGGLGVPVAEQFGFGHCDDALTVPFGVAAELDADAGTLTLDEPALV comes from the coding sequence GTGAGCCGGGTGGAACCGCTGCGACGGCCGGCCCGGCTGGCCCCCGGCGCCCGGGTGGCCGTCGTCGCGCCCAGCGGCCCGGTGCCCGAGGAGCGGCTCCGGGCCGGGCTCGACGTGCTGCGCGGCTGGGGCCTCGACCCGGTGGTGGCGCCCCATGTCCTGGACCGGCACGGCGCGTTCGGCTACCTGGCGGGCGCCGACGCCGACCGGGCCGCCGACCTGCAGTCCGCCTGGTGCGACCCGGCCGTCGACGCGGTGATCTGCGCCCGCGGCGGCTACGGCGTGCAGCGCATGGTGGACCTGCTCGACTGGAGCGCGATGCGGGCGGCCGGGCCGAAGGTGTTCGTCGGCTTCAGCGACATCACCGCGCTGCACGAGGCGTTCGCGGTCCGGCTCGGCCTGGTCACGCTGCACGGCCCGATGGCCGCGGGCGTCGACTTCACCAAGAACGCGCGGGCGCAGGACCACCTCAGGGCCACCCTCCTCGCCCCCGAGACCGTCCGCACCGTCCGCTCCGACGGGACCGCGCTCGTCCCCGGGCGGGCGCGCGGCGTCACGCTCGGGGGCTGCCTCTCCCTGCTCGCCGCCGACCTCGGGACCCCGCACGCCAGGGGCTCCGCGCGCGGCGGGCTGCTGTGCCTGGAGGACGTGGGGGAGGAGACGTACCGGCTGGACCGCTGCCTCACCCAGCTGCTGCGGGCCGGCTGGCTGGACGGGGTCGCGGGGCTGCTGCTCGGCTCCTGGGCGCGGTGCGAGCCGTACGACGGGGTGCGGGCGCTGCTAGCCGACCGGCTCGGCGGTCTCGGCGTACCGGTGGCCGAGCAGTTCGGGTTCGGGCACTGCGACGACGCGCTCACCGTGCCCTTCGGCGTCGCGGCGGAACTCGACGCGGACGCGGGGACCCTGACGCTGGACGAGCCGGCGCTGGTCTGA
- a CDS encoding GNAT family protein — protein sequence MSHTASRYLAEGPRVGIRHFTQADGAEFTARVRESKALHHPWLFPPDSAETYAAYAGRLIEDPTKAGFLVCEKAADGALAGFININNIVGGGFRCGALGYGAFAHAAGRGLMREGLDLVVRHAFGPMRLHRLEINVQPGNAASIALARACGFRLEGFSPDMLFIDGAWRDHERWAITSEMTASG from the coding sequence GTGTCGCACACCGCTTCCCGTTACCTCGCCGAAGGTCCCCGCGTGGGCATACGCCACTTCACCCAGGCGGACGGCGCCGAGTTCACCGCCCGCGTGCGGGAGAGCAAGGCCCTGCACCACCCCTGGCTCTTCCCGCCGGACAGCGCCGAGACGTACGCCGCGTACGCGGGGCGGCTGATCGAGGATCCCACCAAGGCGGGGTTCCTGGTCTGCGAGAAGGCGGCGGACGGCGCCCTCGCCGGGTTCATCAACATCAACAACATCGTCGGGGGCGGCTTCCGGTGCGGGGCGCTGGGCTACGGGGCCTTCGCGCACGCGGCGGGGCGCGGTCTGATGCGCGAGGGGCTGGACCTCGTCGTGCGCCACGCCTTCGGTCCGATGCGGCTGCACCGGCTGGAGATCAACGTGCAGCCCGGCAACGCGGCGTCCATCGCCCTGGCCCGTGCCTGCGGCTTCCGCCTGGAGGGCTTCTCGCCGGACATGCTCTTCATCGACGGGGCCTGGCGCGACCACGAACGCTGGGCGATCACCAGCGAGATGACGGCCTCCGGCTGA
- a CDS encoding DUF5107 domain-containing protein encodes MEIVTTIRREVLTLPAAHLGPDNPLPPLRPLDEVHRIEDRDRQDLPRDMARQIGCAPLRSLLPVRVRDGYDRRREPRPVDALVIENDRLRATVLPALGGRVGSLVHKPTGRELLYRNPVFQPANFALNGAWFSGGIEWNIGATGHTTLSCSPVHAARVPAPDGGEMLRLWEWERLRDLPFQVDLWLPEGSDFLYAGVRIRNPHEKPVPTYWWSNTAVPEDRRVLAPAEEAWHFGYGRRLRRVPVPVHDGVDRTYPPHSTYAADYFYELPERRRRWIAALDADGHGLVQTSTDALRGRKLFVWGRGPGGRRWQEWLTEPGTGGYCEIQAGLARTQLEHVRLEAGSEVSWLEAYGPLDARPDGEWTGVLREAEDRLEAVLPRAGVDAAHAAWRPYADTEPGERLATGSGWGALEVLRAGWKLPGTPFDEATLGEEQEPWLHLLRAGSLPEPADGRPPGGTLVAPHWRDMLETAPATPPSGRGDSRLAALTEYHLGVAQWHAGDLAQAVRSWERGLRHAPSAWPVLRCLAVADQEARHPERAAERYARAFDELCRERREAGDEDGSWTAATAALGREAIEALLAAGRTADARSVWTRLDPGTRARGRFRLVEAGLLLAEGRREEARAVFDAGFEVADLREGDEAVGRLWNGLTGEPLPRRYDFRMRPAP; translated from the coding sequence ATGGAGATCGTGACGACGATCCGACGTGAGGTACTGACGCTGCCCGCCGCACACCTGGGCCCCGACAACCCGCTGCCCCCGCTGCGGCCCCTCGACGAGGTGCACCGCATCGAGGACCGCGACAGGCAGGACCTGCCGCGCGACATGGCCCGGCAGATCGGCTGCGCACCCCTGCGCAGCCTGCTGCCCGTCCGCGTCCGCGACGGCTACGACCGCCGGCGCGAGCCGCGCCCGGTCGACGCCCTCGTGATCGAGAACGACCGGCTGCGCGCCACCGTGCTGCCCGCCCTCGGCGGCCGCGTCGGCTCCCTCGTCCACAAGCCCACCGGCCGTGAACTCCTCTACCGCAACCCGGTGTTCCAGCCCGCCAACTTCGCCCTCAACGGCGCCTGGTTCTCCGGCGGCATCGAGTGGAACATCGGCGCCACCGGCCACACCACCCTGTCCTGCTCACCCGTGCACGCCGCCCGCGTCCCCGCCCCCGACGGCGGGGAGATGCTCCGCCTGTGGGAGTGGGAGCGGCTGCGCGACCTGCCCTTCCAGGTCGACCTGTGGCTCCCGGAGGGCTCGGACTTCCTGTACGCCGGGGTCCGGATCCGCAATCCGCACGAGAAGCCGGTGCCGACGTACTGGTGGTCCAACACCGCCGTCCCCGAGGACCGCCGCGTCCTCGCCCCCGCCGAGGAGGCCTGGCACTTCGGCTACGGGCGCCGGCTGCGCCGGGTGCCCGTCCCGGTGCACGACGGCGTCGACCGCACCTACCCACCCCACAGCACCTACGCGGCCGACTACTTCTACGAGCTGCCCGAGCGGCGCAGGCGGTGGATCGCCGCCCTGGACGCCGACGGCCACGGTCTCGTGCAGACCTCGACCGACGCGCTGCGCGGCCGGAAGCTGTTCGTGTGGGGGAGGGGACCCGGAGGGCGGCGCTGGCAGGAGTGGCTCACCGAGCCCGGCACCGGCGGCTACTGCGAGATCCAGGCCGGGCTCGCCCGCACCCAGCTGGAACACGTCCGCCTCGAGGCCGGGAGCGAGGTGTCCTGGCTGGAGGCGTACGGCCCCCTCGACGCACGGCCGGACGGGGAGTGGACCGGCGTGCTGCGCGAGGCGGAGGACCGGCTCGAGGCGGTCCTGCCCCGCGCCGGCGTCGACGCCGCGCACGCCGCCTGGCGGCCGTACGCCGACACCGAACCAGGCGAGAGGCTCGCCACCGGTTCCGGCTGGGGCGCGCTGGAGGTGCTGCGGGCCGGCTGGAAACTGCCCGGCACGCCCTTCGACGAGGCCACCCTGGGCGAGGAGCAGGAGCCCTGGCTGCACCTGCTGCGCGCCGGATCCCTCCCCGAACCGGCGGACGGCCGGCCGCCGGGCGGGACGCTGGTCGCCCCGCACTGGCGGGACATGCTCGAGACGGCGCCCGCGACCCCGCCCTCCGGGCGGGGGGACTCCCGTCTCGCCGCGCTCACCGAGTACCACCTCGGCGTCGCCCAGTGGCACGCCGGTGACCTCGCGCAGGCGGTGCGCAGCTGGGAGCGGGGGCTGCGGCACGCCCCGTCGGCGTGGCCGGTGCTGCGCTGCCTCGCGGTCGCCGACCAGGAGGCCCGCCACCCCGAGCGGGCCGCGGAGCGCTACGCGCGGGCCTTCGACGAGCTGTGCCGGGAGCGCCGCGAGGCCGGCGACGAGGACGGCTCCTGGACCGCCGCCACCGCCGCGCTCGGGCGGGAGGCGATCGAGGCGCTGCTCGCCGCGGGACGCACGGCGGACGCGCGGTCCGTGTGGACGCGGCTGGACCCCGGGACCCGGGCGCGCGGACGGTTCCGGCTGGTCGAGGCGGGGCTGCTGCTCGCCGAGGGACGGCGCGAGGAGGCCCGCGCCGTGTTCGACGCGGGCTTCGAGGTCGCCGACCTGCGGGAGGGGGACGAGGCCGTCGGGCGGCTGTGGAACGGGCTCACCGGCGAACCGCTGCCGCGGCGCTACGACTTCCGCATGCGGCCCGCGCCCTGA
- a CDS encoding VOC family protein translates to MEILGATLRVCVDDIETAIPFYERLAGGRALRFERGGVQVAAVGCFLLMSGPAAELEVLRRVAATIAVQDVEETRRVLAEMGADIIAGPVPTPVGRNLIARHPDGAVYEYADRRA, encoded by the coding sequence ATGGAGATTCTGGGTGCCACACTGCGCGTCTGCGTCGACGACATCGAGACCGCCATCCCCTTCTACGAGCGTCTGGCGGGCGGCCGGGCCCTGCGGTTCGAGCGGGGCGGCGTCCAGGTGGCCGCGGTGGGCTGCTTCCTGCTGATGAGCGGCCCCGCGGCCGAACTGGAGGTGCTGCGCCGGGTCGCGGCGACCATCGCGGTGCAGGACGTGGAGGAGACCCGCCGGGTGCTCGCGGAGATGGGCGCCGACATCATCGCGGGCCCGGTCCCCACGCCGGTGGGCCGCAACCTCATCGCGCGCCACCCCGACGGGGCGGTCTACGAGTACGCGGACCGCCGCGCCTGA
- a CDS encoding phage holin family protein: MQRLEHLEHLDKHLVDELAQVARETVRDELREQTRKQRRKAALYAASGAVALYAGAAVALAVGLALALVLPDWAAALITAVLLGALAHALRGAARPSAPRPAPGPAAVPGQRHAAPGATAAPVPPMPSFPPATGAAPPRRPDAGAGDGGEGPGAPRA; encoded by the coding sequence ATGCAGCGCTTGGAGCACTTGGAGCATCTGGACAAGCACCTGGTCGACGAGTTGGCCCAGGTGGCGCGCGAGACCGTCCGCGACGAACTGCGCGAACAGACCCGCAAGCAGCGGCGCAAGGCCGCGCTGTACGCCGCGTCCGGCGCCGTGGCCCTGTACGCGGGCGCGGCCGTCGCCCTGGCCGTGGGGCTCGCGCTCGCCCTGGTCCTGCCGGACTGGGCCGCCGCGCTGATCACGGCAGTCCTCCTGGGCGCCCTCGCCCACGCCCTGCGCGGCGCCGCCCGGCCCTCGGCCCCCCGGCCCGCCCCGGGGCCGGCCGCCGTCCCCGGACAGCGGCACGCGGCCCCCGGTGCCACCGCGGCCCCGGTTCCGCCGATGCCGTCCTTCCCGCCCGCCACGGGCGCCGCACCGCCGCGACGGCCGGACGCCGGCGCCGGTGACGGCGGTGAGGGCCCCGGAGCGCCGCGGGCGTGA
- a CDS encoding enolase C-terminal domain-like protein, producing the protein MELHRPGVSVYTVPTDAPEADSTLAWEATTVVIAEVSAGGATGTGWTYGPPAVGDFLEGHLAPLVEGRSALDIPAAHDAMCRSVRDIGRPGIASCAISALDIALWDLKARLLELPLVRLLGARRERVPVYGSGGFTTYHDTHMAAQLNGWVHGQHIPRVKIKVGEGWGREVVRDLHRVRTARHVIGEHAELYVDADGAYTRKQAVRVGRVLAEHGVGWFEEPVSSDDLTGLRLVRDAVVSDVTAGEYGFDLPYFARMITAGAVDCLLVDATRCGGVTGFLRAAALAEAHGLEVSAHCAPHAHAAVAAAVPNLRHIEWFHDHVRVEDMLFDGALDPAGGTVTPARGLGHGLTLRAQDVTEYRVG; encoded by the coding sequence ATGGAACTGCACCGACCCGGCGTCTCCGTGTACACGGTGCCGACCGACGCCCCGGAGGCGGACTCCACGCTGGCCTGGGAGGCCACGACGGTGGTGATCGCCGAGGTGTCGGCGGGCGGCGCGACCGGCACCGGCTGGACGTACGGCCCGCCCGCGGTCGGCGACTTCCTCGAGGGGCACCTCGCCCCGCTGGTGGAGGGCCGGAGCGCGCTGGACATCCCGGCCGCGCACGACGCGATGTGCCGCTCGGTCCGCGACATCGGACGCCCGGGCATCGCGTCCTGCGCGATCTCGGCGCTGGACATCGCCCTGTGGGACCTCAAGGCGCGCCTGCTGGAGCTTCCCCTGGTGCGGCTGCTGGGGGCGCGCAGGGAGCGGGTGCCGGTGTACGGCAGCGGCGGGTTCACGACGTACCACGACACGCACATGGCCGCGCAGCTCAACGGCTGGGTGCACGGGCAGCACATCCCGCGCGTGAAGATCAAGGTCGGTGAGGGCTGGGGCCGGGAGGTGGTGCGCGATCTGCACCGGGTGCGGACCGCCCGGCACGTCATCGGCGAACACGCCGAGCTCTACGTCGACGCCGACGGGGCCTACACCCGCAAGCAGGCGGTGCGGGTCGGCCGCGTCCTGGCCGAGCACGGGGTGGGCTGGTTCGAGGAGCCGGTGTCCTCGGACGACCTGACCGGGCTGCGGCTGGTCCGCGACGCGGTGGTGAGCGATGTGACCGCCGGGGAGTACGGGTTCGACCTGCCGTACTTCGCGCGCATGATCACGGCCGGGGCGGTGGACTGCCTCCTGGTGGACGCGACGCGCTGCGGCGGTGTGACCGGGTTCCTGCGCGCGGCGGCCCTGGCCGAGGCCCACGGTCTGGAGGTCTCCGCGCACTGCGCCCCGCACGCCCACGCGGCGGTCGCGGCGGCCGTCCCGAACCTGCGGCACATCGAGTGGTTCCACGACCACGTCCGCGTCGAGGACATGCTCTTCGACGGCGCACTGGACCCCGCGGGCGGCACGGTCACGCCCGCCCGGGGCCTCGGTCACGGTCTGACGCTGCGCGCGCAGGACGTGACGGAGTACCGGGTGGGCTAG